A region from the Candidatus Electrothrix scaldis genome encodes:
- a CDS encoding DUF6155 family protein → MKNITISQLRKELSGKSEKELTDEIINLFKKIPQVKEYYTVAFSAEGEEYVLEKYKDIITHEFFPKRGYGKARLSVAKKAISDFKKISDKPHLIVDIMLHYVEQGVNYTAQYGDIDAPFYSSMCNMFNDAIGLAEKHGSLSPFQKKCEKIVSEACDGWGFKDELSFIYDNSFIEE, encoded by the coding sequence ATGAAAAACATCACAATATCACAGCTGAGAAAAGAACTGTCCGGGAAATCTGAAAAAGAATTGACCGATGAAATTATCAATTTGTTCAAGAAGATCCCTCAAGTGAAAGAGTATTACACTGTTGCTTTCAGTGCCGAGGGCGAAGAGTATGTCTTGGAGAAATATAAAGACATCATCACTCATGAATTTTTTCCGAAAAGAGGCTATGGAAAAGCACGATTGTCAGTTGCCAAGAAGGCGATAAGTGATTTCAAAAAAATCTCAGACAAGCCTCATCTCATCGTAGATATTATGCTTCATTATGTTGAACAAGGAGTTAATTACACTGCTCAGTATGGTGATATTGATGCGCCATTCTATAGCAGTATGTGTAATATGTTTAACGATGCTATCGGGTTAGCGGAAAAACACGGCAGTCTATCTCCATTTCAAAAAAAATGTGAAAAGATTGTAAGTGAGGCATGTGATGGCTGGGGATTTAAAGATGAGTTAAGCTTTATCTATGATAACAGCTTTATAGAAGAATAA
- a CDS encoding type II toxin-antitoxin system RelE/ParE family toxin: MKELRFLLPAEVEMTEAALYYEACAARLGERFLAAVELGIEQIRENPETWPHVGSGIQRYLLPQFPYSLLYRNDPDEIVIIAVMHQKQRPYYWIDRCA; the protein is encoded by the coding sequence ATGAAAGAACTTCGTTTTCTGCTGCCTGCGGAAGTCGAGATGACTGAAGCCGCATTATACTATGAAGCGTGTGCAGCCCGACTCGGAGAACGTTTTCTCGCCGCCGTTGAACTGGGAATAGAGCAGATTCGAGAGAATCCGGAAACTTGGCCTCACGTCGGATCAGGCATACAAAGATACCTGCTGCCGCAATTCCCATACAGTCTGCTGTACCGCAACGACCCGGATGAAATTGTCATTATTGCGGTGATGCATCAAAAGCAACGTCCCTATTATTGGATTGATCGATGCGCATAG
- a CDS encoding addiction module protein, which translates to MNTDLEQCEQLARQLPLQERSVLLSRLISSLDELNESECESLWVKEAGRRYRKYKEGNIPSRSAEEVFRDARAKLREIR; encoded by the coding sequence ATGAATACCGATCTGGAACAATGCGAACAACTGGCCCGTCAATTGCCGCTGCAGGAACGATCTGTCCTGCTTTCCCGCCTGATCAGCAGCTTGGATGAACTCAATGAATCGGAATGCGAAAGCCTCTGGGTGAAAGAAGCCGGGAGACGTTATCGGAAATATAAGGAGGGCAATATTCCAAGTCGATCAGCGGAAGAAGTTTTTCGGGACGCCCGCGCAAAACTGCGTGAAATCAGATGA